A genomic stretch from Oreochromis aureus strain Israel breed Guangdong linkage group 17, ZZ_aureus, whole genome shotgun sequence includes:
- the LOC116313702 gene encoding plexin-C1-like, translating to MISVFVSQPKILKPKAVLFRHSYMTSVLAVRQRGWMVFFIGTGDGQLIKLSVDRNYHAACPTVLYRTSDDRKVFPKLHLDPVDRKYVYVPFRNQMKRVPVSKCSTYTNVQECWSAQDAYCGWCGSKSSCTFEDDCTDSDWLSIPDESQHKMISHKVEKDTNGQISLKIHTHLTVGQEAASNFTCQFSAPSTELCTQKNPPQQFPQCTCILDTTLPPDGLHVTVKFRLGSTQLSEKLSLTNCSDISGPPSSVLCQQCVKAGCRWNINRCSWADQTEINDSVCQNVQSGKNFSIPEISSITPSVVSFYGRNHAVLSGRNLDDVTAVRIQADTDCTPKESPVWDNTGFSLMFHIPTSDIKVGRGRSHSWGLTLTLLKGSSTATQCRMSDFPETSALSTSPTIHLQLGVFLAALCL from the exons ATGatcagtgtgtttgtttctcaGCCAAAGATCCTGAAACCAAAGGCAGTCCTCTTCAGGCACAGCTACATGACCTCTGTGCTGGCAGTGAGGCAGAGAGGCTGGATGGTTTTCTTCATTGGGACAGGAGACGGGCAGCTCATTAAG CTGTCTGTGGACAGGAACTATCACGCTGCCTGTCCCACGGTGCTCTACAGGACCAGTGATGACCGCAAAGTGTTTCCCAAATTACATCTGGATCCAGTGGATCGTAAATATGTGTATGTGCCATTTAGAAACCAG ATGAAGCGAGTTCCTGTGTCAAAGTGCAGCACGTACACAAATGTGCAGGAGTGTTGGTCTGCACAGGATGCATACTGTGGTTGGTGTGGCTCTAAAAGCAG cTGCACATTTGAAGATGACTGCACAGATTCAGACTGGCTGTCCATTCCTGATGAGTCCCAACACAAAATGATTTCCCACAAAGTTGAAAAGGACACAAACGGACAG ATTTCATTAAAGATCCACACACACCTGACTGTGGGCCAGGAGGCAGCATCTAACTTCACCTGTCAGTTCTCTGCACCTTCCACTGAGCTTTGTACTCAGAAAAACCCTCCTCAACAGTTCCCACAATGCACCTGCATCCTCGATACCACACTTCCTCCTGATG GTCTGCATGTCACAGTAAAATTTAGACTTGGTTCAACACAACTGTCAGAAAAACTGAGTTTGACCAACTGCTCTGACATCAGTGGACCACCAAGTTCTGTCTT GTGTCAGCAGTGCGTCAAAGCTGGTTGTAGATGGAACATAAACAGATGTTCCTGGGCCGATCAAACAGAGATCAAT gACAGTGTTTGCCAAAATGTGCAGTCTGGGAAGAACTTCTCT ATCCCAGAGATCTCCTCCATCACTCCCAGTGTGGTGTCTTTCTACGGTAGAAACCACGCAGTGCTGTCAGGTCGTAACCTCGATGATGTGACTGCAGTGAGGATCCAGGCAGATACTGACTGTACTCCAAAAGA ATCTCCTGTTTGGGACAACACTGGTTTCAGTCTGATGTTCCACATTCCCACTTCAGATATCAAAG TGGGAAGAGGAAGATCACACTCATGGGGTCTCACCTTAACTTTGTTGAAGGGGTCGTCCACAGCCACGCAATGCAGGATGTCAGACTTCCCAGAAACATCAGCTCTCAG TACCTCACCTACGATTCACCTGCAGCTAGGAGTTTTTCTAGCAGCACTCTGTTTGTGA